In Pseudomonas sp. GCEP-101, one DNA window encodes the following:
- the yegS gene encoding lipid kinase YegS → MTPPKALLILHGKQAANDEVRAAVQAAREAGQTLDVRVTWEGGDARRLVEEGLAAGYSTLIAGGGDGTVRDVAEALAQAGGAASLAILPLGTANDFARAAGVPLEPAAALALLELPARAIDLGEVDGQMFLNMATGGFGSKVTANTPEELKKLLGGAAYLLTGLTRFSEVHAAQGRFTGPDFSWEGEFLALGIGNGRQAGGGHVLCPQATADDGLLDVSILPTPQDMVGTLGALLGGGLGTQDVFIRARLPWVEVEAREGLDVNLDGEPLEGNKLRFEVRPAALSMHLPADSPLLSSTGRLGLPEG, encoded by the coding sequence ATGACCCCACCCAAGGCCCTGCTGATCCTGCATGGCAAGCAAGCCGCCAACGACGAGGTGCGTGCCGCCGTGCAGGCCGCGCGTGAAGCAGGGCAGACGCTGGATGTCAGGGTGACCTGGGAGGGCGGCGACGCCCGGCGGCTGGTGGAAGAGGGCCTAGCGGCGGGCTATTCCACGCTGATTGCCGGCGGCGGCGACGGCACCGTGCGGGATGTGGCCGAGGCCCTGGCCCAGGCCGGTGGCGCGGCCAGCCTGGCGATCCTGCCGCTGGGCACCGCCAACGACTTCGCCCGCGCCGCCGGCGTGCCGCTGGAGCCGGCCGCCGCGCTGGCGCTCCTGGAACTGCCGGCGCGGGCCATCGACCTGGGCGAAGTGGACGGGCAGATGTTCCTCAACATGGCCACCGGCGGCTTCGGCTCGAAGGTCACGGCCAATACCCCGGAAGAGCTGAAGAAGCTGCTCGGCGGCGCGGCGTACCTGCTTACCGGGCTGACGCGGTTTTCCGAGGTGCATGCGGCGCAGGGGCGCTTCACCGGGCCGGATTTCAGCTGGGAAGGGGAATTCCTCGCCCTGGGCATCGGCAATGGCCGGCAGGCGGGTGGCGGCCACGTGCTCTGTCCGCAGGCCACGGCGGATGATGGGTTGCTGGATGTGAGCATCCTGCCCACGCCCCAGGACATGGTCGGCACCCTCGGCGCGTTGCTCGGCGGCGGGCTCGGCACCCAGGACGTGTTCATTCGCGCGCGCCTGCCCTGGGTCGAGGTGGAGGCCCGCGAGGGGCTGGACGTGAACCTCGACGGCGAACCGCTGGAAGGCAACAAGCTGCGCTTCGAAGTGCGCCCGGCGGCCCTCTCCATGCACCTGCCGGCGGATTCGCCGTTGCTCTCGTCCACTGGGCGGCTCGGCTTGCCGGAGGGCTGA
- a CDS encoding ATP-binding cassette domain-containing protein translates to MTLLKFTDVSLAFGTTPLLDKVSWQIARGERVCVIGRNGTGKSSMLKLVKGEQKPDDGDIWRAPALKIGELPQELPRADERTVYDVVAEGLAEVGELLARYHHLSMHIETEEDLAKLARVQQELEARDGWRLGQLVDTTLSRLQLPADKTLAELSGGWRRRVLLAQALVAEPDLLLLDEPTNHLDIGAIAWLENALADFPGAVLFITHDRAFLQAVATRILELDRGHLIDWNGDYASFLVHKEQELAAEEAANALFDKRLAQEEVWIRQGIKARRTRNEGRVRALKAMRNERAERRERQGKASFQLETAEKSGKQVIVVENAGFAHPGGPALIRDFSLVLQRGDRIGLLGANGTGKTTLLKLLLGDLQPTSGSVKEGTRLEVAYFDQLRHQLEPEKTVIDNIAEGREFITINGQNRHVLSYLGDFLFSPQRARTPVKALSGGERARLLLAKLFSKPANLLVLDEPTNDLDVETLELLEEVLLTFDGTVLMVSHDRAFLDNVVTSTLVFEGEGRVREFVGGYQDWLRQGGSPKLLGVGEEKGDKPAAAPAVEHPAPVSAPADAAPKKKLSYKLQRELEAIPGQIDALEGELAALQAETASPDFYQRPQDEAQAALARLGTLQEELDRLIERWAELEE, encoded by the coding sequence ATGACCCTGCTCAAGTTCACCGACGTGTCCCTTGCCTTTGGCACCACTCCGCTGCTGGATAAGGTGTCCTGGCAGATCGCCCGGGGTGAGCGGGTGTGCGTCATTGGCCGCAACGGCACCGGCAAGTCGAGCATGCTCAAGCTGGTCAAGGGCGAGCAGAAGCCCGACGACGGCGACATCTGGCGCGCCCCGGCGCTGAAGATCGGCGAGCTGCCGCAGGAACTGCCGCGCGCCGACGAACGCACCGTCTATGACGTGGTCGCCGAAGGCCTGGCCGAAGTGGGCGAGCTGCTGGCCCGCTACCACCACCTGAGCATGCACATCGAGACTGAGGAGGACCTGGCCAAGCTCGCCCGCGTCCAGCAGGAGCTGGAAGCCCGCGACGGCTGGCGCCTCGGCCAGCTGGTGGACACCACGCTGAGCCGCCTGCAACTGCCGGCCGACAAGACCCTCGCCGAGCTCTCCGGTGGCTGGCGCCGCCGCGTGCTGCTGGCCCAGGCGCTGGTCGCCGAGCCCGACCTGCTGCTGCTGGACGAGCCGACCAACCACCTGGACATCGGCGCCATCGCCTGGCTGGAAAACGCCCTGGCGGACTTCCCCGGTGCCGTGCTGTTCATCACCCACGACCGCGCCTTCCTGCAGGCCGTGGCCACCCGCATTCTCGAACTGGACCGCGGCCACCTGATCGACTGGAATGGCGACTACGCCAGCTTCCTCGTCCATAAAGAGCAGGAACTGGCGGCGGAAGAGGCGGCCAATGCGCTGTTCGACAAGCGCCTGGCCCAGGAAGAAGTGTGGATCCGCCAGGGCATCAAGGCGCGCCGTACCCGTAACGAAGGCCGAGTGCGCGCGCTCAAGGCCATGCGCAACGAGCGCGCCGAGCGCCGCGAGCGCCAGGGCAAGGCCAGCTTCCAGCTGGAGACGGCGGAAAAGTCCGGCAAGCAGGTGATCGTCGTCGAGAACGCCGGCTTCGCCCACCCGGGCGGCCCTGCTTTGATCCGTGACTTTTCCCTGGTGCTGCAGCGCGGCGATCGTATCGGCCTGCTGGGCGCCAACGGTACCGGCAAGACCACGCTGCTCAAGCTGCTGCTGGGCGACCTGCAGCCGACGTCGGGCAGCGTCAAGGAAGGCACCCGCCTGGAAGTGGCTTATTTCGACCAGCTGCGTCACCAGCTGGAGCCGGAAAAGACCGTCATCGACAACATCGCCGAAGGTCGCGAGTTCATCACCATCAACGGCCAGAACCGCCACGTGCTCAGCTACCTGGGCGACTTCCTGTTCTCCCCGCAACGCGCCCGCACCCCGGTGAAGGCGCTCTCCGGCGGCGAGCGGGCACGCCTGTTGCTGGCCAAACTGTTCAGCAAGCCGGCCAACCTGCTGGTGCTGGACGAGCCGACCAACGACCTGGACGTGGAAACCCTGGAACTGCTGGAAGAGGTACTGCTGACCTTCGATGGCACCGTGCTGATGGTCAGCCACGACCGGGCCTTCCTCGACAACGTGGTGACCAGCACCCTGGTGTTCGAGGGTGAAGGGCGCGTGCGCGAATTCGTCGGCGGCTACCAGGACTGGCTGCGCCAGGGCGGCTCGCCGAAGTTGCTGGGCGTGGGTGAGGAGAAGGGCGACAAGCCCGCCGCTGCCCCCGCGGTCGAGCATCCGGCGCCGGTGAGCGCACCGGCAGACGCCGCGCCGAAGAAAAAACTGAGCTACAAGCTGCAACGCGAACTGGAGGCCATCCCCGGGCAGATCGACGCCCTGGAAGGCGAGCTGGCCGCGTTGCAGGCAGAAACCGCGTCGCCGGACTTCTACCAGCGACCGCAGGACGAAGCCCAGGCCGCCCTGGCGCGCCTGGGTACCCTGCAGGAAGAACTGGACCGGCTGATCGAGCGTTGGGCCGAACTGGAAGAGTGA
- a CDS encoding lysozyme inhibitor LprI family protein has protein sequence MRQPLLSLTLLAAGLLSAGHALAACEKPRNAFDSVYCLSTEYAQVDRELNNEFGTLRKMLNDGQKAALKKSQIAWIKDRDAQCSYERDGGYFVNLQCAVDKTNERLAVLRERERECQSTGCVDAKL, from the coding sequence ATGCGCCAGCCCCTTCTCTCCCTCACCCTCCTGGCTGCCGGCCTGCTCAGCGCAGGCCATGCCCTCGCCGCCTGCGAGAAGCCGCGCAATGCCTTCGACAGCGTGTACTGCCTGAGCACCGAATACGCCCAGGTGGACCGCGAGCTGAACAATGAATTCGGCACCCTGCGCAAGATGCTCAACGACGGCCAGAAGGCCGCGCTGAAGAAGAGCCAGATCGCCTGGATCAAGGACCGCGACGCCCAGTGCAGCTACGAGCGCGACGGCGGCTACTTCGTCAACCTGCAATGCGCGGTGGACAAGACCAACGAACGCCTGGCCGTGCTGCGCGAGCGTGAGCGCGAGTGCCAGAGCACCGGTTGCGTCGACGCCAAGCTGTAA
- a CDS encoding transglycosylase SLT domain-containing protein produces MRGRLFSLFSCLILSLSASTVNAASLPQQRQMYDEAQKALARGDSGPYFAYQSALADYPLQPYLAYDELTNRLKSASNAEIERFIEQHGDLPQINWLKLRWMRQLADRGDWNTFVRYYDPKMNFTELDCLYGQYQLGHGNKADGYATAEKLWLVGKPQPDACDTTFALWQADGQLTEEKVWKRLKLAAEKGNYSLATVLSKRLPTLGSQGALMVNVAQNPSQLSQTTRFSARDHATADVVGLGLRRLAKQDPEKAISLLDYYSSVLPFSSDEQVSIAREIGLSLARRYDPRALPMMVKYDPQLRDDTVTEWRLRLLLRLGRWQEAYDLTRALPPSLAETNRWKYWQARSLQLAQPQNKQAVSLYQPVAGERDFYGFLAADRINAPYQLNNRPVAPDAGTMQRVRNAPSTRRALEFYARGEIINARREWYHAARHLSHDELLAQAKIAYDMQWYFPAIRAISQAKYWDDLDIRFPMAYRNTLVREARNRGLHSSWVFAITRQESAFMSDARSGVGATGLMQLMPGTAKETSKKFGIPLASPQQLIVPDVNIQLGAAYLSQVHGQFNGNRVLATAAYNAGPGRVRQWLKDARHLAFDVWVETIPFDETRAYVQNVLSYAVIYGQKLNAPQPIVDWHERFFDEL; encoded by the coding sequence ATGCGCGGTCGCCTTTTTTCCCTGTTTTCCTGCCTGATCCTCAGCCTGTCCGCTTCGACAGTTAACGCAGCGTCCCTGCCCCAGCAGCGCCAGATGTACGACGAGGCGCAGAAGGCCTTGGCGCGCGGCGACAGCGGCCCCTATTTCGCTTATCAATCGGCCCTGGCCGATTATCCGCTGCAGCCCTACCTCGCCTACGACGAACTGACCAACCGCCTGAAAAGCGCCAGCAACGCCGAGATCGAGCGCTTCATCGAGCAGCACGGCGACCTGCCGCAGATCAACTGGCTGAAACTGCGCTGGATGCGCCAGCTGGCCGATCGCGGCGACTGGAACACCTTCGTGCGCTATTACGACCCGAAGATGAACTTCACCGAGCTGGACTGCCTCTACGGCCAGTACCAGCTCGGCCACGGCAACAAGGCCGATGGCTACGCCACCGCCGAGAAACTCTGGCTGGTGGGCAAGCCGCAGCCTGATGCCTGCGACACCACCTTCGCCCTGTGGCAGGCCGACGGCCAGCTCACCGAGGAGAAGGTCTGGAAGCGCCTCAAACTGGCCGCCGAAAAGGGCAACTACAGCCTCGCCACGGTGCTATCCAAGCGCCTGCCGACCCTGGGAAGCCAGGGCGCGCTGATGGTCAACGTCGCACAGAACCCGTCGCAACTGAGCCAGACCACGCGCTTCAGTGCCCGGGACCACGCCACCGCCGACGTCGTCGGCCTGGGCCTGCGTCGCCTCGCCAAGCAGGACCCGGAAAAGGCCATCAGCCTGCTGGACTACTACAGCTCGGTGCTGCCCTTCTCCAGCGACGAGCAAGTGTCCATCGCCCGCGAGATCGGCCTGAGCCTGGCGCGCCGCTACGACCCGCGCGCCCTGCCGATGATGGTCAAGTACGACCCGCAGCTACGCGACGACACCGTCACCGAATGGCGTCTGCGCCTGCTGCTGCGCCTGGGCCGCTGGCAGGAGGCCTACGACCTGACCCGCGCCCTGCCGCCGTCGCTGGCCGAGACCAACCGCTGGAAGTACTGGCAGGCGCGCTCCCTGCAACTGGCGCAGCCGCAGAACAAGCAGGCCGTCAGCCTGTACCAGCCGGTGGCCGGCGAGCGCGACTTCTACGGCTTCCTCGCCGCCGACCGGATCAACGCCCCCTACCAGTTGAACAACCGGCCGGTAGCGCCGGACGCGGGCACGATGCAGCGCGTGCGCAACGCACCGAGCACCCGCCGCGCCCTGGAGTTCTACGCCCGCGGCGAAATCATCAACGCCCGCCGCGAGTGGTACCACGCCGCCCGCCACCTGAGCCACGACGAGCTGCTGGCCCAGGCGAAGATCGCCTACGACATGCAGTGGTATTTCCCGGCGATCCGCGCGATCAGCCAGGCGAAGTACTGGGACGATCTCGACATCCGCTTCCCCATGGCCTACCGCAACACCCTGGTGCGCGAGGCACGCAACCGCGGCCTGCATTCGAGCTGGGTATTCGCCATCACCCGCCAGGAAAGCGCCTTCATGTCCGATGCGCGTTCCGGCGTCGGTGCCACCGGCCTGATGCAGCTGATGCCCGGCACCGCCAAGGAAACCTCGAAGAAATTCGGCATCCCCCTGGCTTCGCCGCAGCAACTGATCGTGCCGGACGTGAACATCCAGCTCGGCGCTGCGTACCTGAGCCAGGTGCACGGCCAGTTCAACGGCAACCGCGTGCTTGCCACCGCCGCCTACAACGCCGGCCCCGGCCGCGTGCGCCAGTGGTTGAAGGACGCGCGCCACCTGGCGTTCGACGTCTGGGTCGAGACCATTCCGTTCGACGAGACCCGCGCCTACGTGCAGAACGTGCTGTCCTATGCGGTGATCTACGGGCAGAAGCTCAACGCACCGCAGCCCATCGTCGACTGGCACGAACGCTTCTTCGACGAACTCTGA
- a CDS encoding universal stress protein, giving the protein MPYQHILVAVDLTEECDPVMKRAVALAKANDARLSAVHVVEPMAMAFGGDVPMDLSMLQQQQFDQAKERLHQFTLTYAEITSSQCHLVYGQPRQEIHRLADEQDCDLIVVGSHGRHGLALLLGSTANDVLHGAPCDVLAVRLQKTS; this is encoded by the coding sequence ATGCCCTACCAACACATTCTGGTCGCCGTCGACCTGACCGAGGAATGCGATCCGGTGATGAAACGGGCGGTCGCGCTGGCCAAGGCCAACGATGCCCGGCTCTCGGCGGTGCATGTGGTCGAACCCATGGCGATGGCCTTCGGCGGCGACGTGCCGATGGACCTGTCGATGCTGCAACAACAGCAGTTCGACCAGGCCAAGGAGCGCCTGCACCAGTTCACCCTGACCTACGCCGAAATCACCAGCTCCCAGTGTCACCTGGTCTACGGCCAACCCCGCCAGGAAATCCACCGACTCGCCGACGAGCAGGACTGCGACCTGATCGTCGTCGGCAGCCATGGCCGCCACGGCCTCGCCTTGCTTCTGGGCTCCACCGCCAACGATGTGCTGCACGGCGCGCCCTGCGACGTTCTTGCCGTGCGCCTGCAGAAAACCAGCTGA
- a CDS encoding MOSC domain-containing protein, whose amino-acid sequence MYSLSALYRYPVKSTAYEPLESVRLDALGLEGDRRWLVVEASNGRFLTQRLLPQMGRIEARWQDDFAALRLRAPGMEDLLVNVPGRDDNLRGVLIWRDTLQVPDAGEAAAQWLSTFLGRDVRLVQMPEQRARQVDTAYAEPGEQVHFADGFPLLLIGQGSLDDLSARVGRPLEMLRFRPNLVVTGAEPFAEDGWKRIRIGEVTFKVAKPCSRCILTTIDPHTGERDAAREPLATLLGYRNVNGEALFGQNLIALNGGALRVGMDVEVLE is encoded by the coding sequence ATGTACAGCCTGAGCGCGCTCTACCGCTACCCGGTCAAATCCACCGCTTACGAGCCGCTGGAGTCCGTCCGCCTGGACGCGCTGGGCCTGGAAGGGGATCGACGCTGGTTGGTGGTGGAGGCGTCCAACGGCCGCTTCCTCACGCAGCGCCTGCTGCCGCAGATGGGCCGCATCGAGGCGCGCTGGCAGGACGATTTCGCCGCCCTGCGTCTGCGTGCGCCCGGCATGGAGGACCTGCTGGTGAACGTGCCCGGCCGTGACGACAACCTGCGCGGCGTGCTGATCTGGCGCGACACGCTGCAGGTGCCGGACGCCGGCGAGGCGGCTGCCCAGTGGCTGAGCACCTTCCTCGGCCGCGACGTGCGCCTGGTGCAGATGCCCGAGCAGCGCGCCCGGCAGGTGGATACCGCGTACGCCGAACCTGGCGAGCAGGTGCACTTCGCCGATGGTTTCCCGCTGCTGCTGATCGGCCAGGGATCGCTGGACGACCTCTCGGCCCGGGTTGGCCGTCCGCTGGAGATGCTGCGCTTCCGCCCGAACCTGGTGGTGACGGGCGCCGAGCCCTTCGCTGAAGACGGCTGGAAGCGCATCCGCATCGGCGAGGTTACCTTCAAGGTGGCCAAGCCGTGCTCGCGCTGCATCCTCACTACCATCGACCCGCACACCGGCGAGCGCGATGCCGCCCGTGAACCGCTGGCGACCCTGCTGGGCTACCGCAACGTCAATGGCGAGGCCCTGTTCGGGCAGAACCTGATTGCCCTGAACGGCGGCGCGCTGCGCGTGGGCATGGACGTGGAAGTCCTGGAGTAG
- the fadB gene encoding fatty acid oxidation complex subunit alpha FadB, with amino-acid sequence MIYQGKAITVKALESGIVELNFDLKGESVNKFNRLTLNELRQAVDTIKADASVKGVIVTSGKGVFIVGADITEFVDNFKLPDEELLAGNLEANKIFSDFEDLNVPTVAAINGIALGGGLEMCLAADFRVMSATAKVGLPEVKLGIYPGFGGTVRLPRLIGCDNAVEWIASGKENKAEDALKVGAVDAVVAPEKLQDAAIDLVKRAIAGELDHKARRQPKLEKLKLNAIEQMMAFETAKGFVAGQAGPNYPAPVEAIKSIQKAANFGRDKALEIEAQGFVKLAKTSVAQSLIGLFLNDQDLKKKAKQYDEIAKDVKLAAVLGAGIMGGGIAYQSASKGTPILMKDIREEGIQMGLNEAAKLLGKRVEKGRMTPAKMAEALNAIRPTMSYGDFGNVDIVVEAVVENPKVKQIVLAEVEGVVKEDAVLASNTSTISINLLAKALKRPQNFVGMHFFNPVHMMPLVEVIRGEKSSDVAVATTVAYAKKMGKNPIVVNDCPGFLVNRVLFPYFGGFSKLLGFGVDFVRIDKIMEKFGWPMGPAYLSDVVGIDTGHHGRDVMAEGFPDRMAVEGKTAVDVMYEANRLGQKNGKGFYAYETDKRGKPKKVSDPQAYELLKSIVTEQRELTDEDIVNYMMIPLCLETVRCLEDGIVETAAEADMGLIYGIGFPPFRGGALRYIDSIGVAEFVALADKYADLGALYHPTAKLREMAKNGQKFFG; translated from the coding sequence ATGATTTACCAAGGTAAAGCCATCACGGTTAAGGCTCTTGAGAGCGGCATCGTCGAGCTGAATTTCGACCTCAAGGGCGAGTCCGTCAACAAGTTCAACCGACTCACCCTGAATGAACTGCGTCAAGCAGTCGATACCATCAAGGCCGATGCGTCCGTCAAGGGCGTGATCGTGACCAGTGGCAAAGGCGTATTCATCGTCGGCGCCGACATCACCGAGTTCGTCGACAACTTCAAGCTGCCCGATGAAGAGCTGCTGGCGGGCAACCTCGAAGCCAACAAGATCTTCAGCGACTTCGAAGACCTGAACGTTCCGACCGTGGCCGCGATCAACGGCATCGCCCTGGGCGGCGGTCTGGAAATGTGCCTGGCTGCCGACTTCCGTGTCATGAGCGCCACCGCCAAGGTCGGCCTGCCGGAAGTGAAGCTGGGCATCTACCCGGGCTTCGGCGGCACCGTTCGCCTGCCGCGCCTGATCGGCTGCGACAACGCCGTCGAGTGGATTGCCTCGGGCAAGGAAAACAAGGCTGAAGACGCGCTGAAAGTCGGCGCCGTCGATGCCGTCGTGGCGCCGGAAAAACTCCAGGACGCCGCTATCGACCTGGTCAAGCGCGCCATCGCCGGCGAGCTGGACCACAAGGCCCGTCGTCAGCCGAAGCTGGAAAAGCTCAAGCTGAACGCCATCGAGCAGATGATGGCCTTCGAAACCGCCAAGGGCTTCGTTGCCGGCCAGGCTGGCCCGAACTACCCGGCACCGGTCGAAGCCATCAAGTCGATCCAGAAAGCCGCCAACTTCGGTCGTGACAAGGCGCTGGAAATCGAAGCCCAGGGCTTCGTGAAACTGGCCAAGACCTCGGTTGCGCAGAGCCTGATCGGCCTGTTCCTCAACGACCAGGACCTGAAGAAGAAGGCCAAGCAGTACGACGAAATCGCCAAGGACGTGAAACTGGCCGCCGTACTGGGCGCCGGCATCATGGGTGGCGGCATCGCCTACCAGTCCGCTTCCAAGGGCACTCCGATCCTGATGAAGGATATCCGCGAAGAGGGTATCCAGATGGGGCTGAACGAAGCCGCGAAGCTGCTGGGCAAGCGCGTCGAAAAAGGCCGCATGACCCCGGCCAAGATGGCCGAGGCGCTGAACGCCATTCGCCCGACCATGTCCTACGGCGACTTCGGCAACGTCGACATCGTCGTCGAGGCCGTGGTCGAGAATCCGAAGGTCAAGCAGATCGTTCTGGCAGAAGTTGAAGGCGTCGTGAAGGAAGATGCGGTCCTTGCATCCAACACCTCCACCATCTCCATCAACCTGCTGGCCAAGGCGCTCAAGCGTCCGCAGAACTTCGTCGGCATGCACTTCTTCAACCCGGTGCACATGATGCCGCTGGTGGAGGTCATCCGTGGCGAGAAGTCCAGCGACGTCGCCGTCGCCACCACCGTGGCCTACGCCAAGAAGATGGGCAAGAACCCCATCGTGGTGAATGACTGCCCCGGCTTCCTGGTCAACCGCGTGCTGTTCCCGTACTTCGGCGGCTTCTCCAAGCTGCTGGGCTTCGGTGTGGACTTCGTACGCATCGACAAGATCATGGAGAAGTTCGGCTGGCCCATGGGCCCGGCCTACCTGTCCGACGTGGTTGGCATCGACACCGGCCACCACGGCCGTGACGTGATGGCTGAAGGCTTCCCGGACCGCATGGCGGTGGAAGGCAAGACCGCCGTCGACGTGATGTACGAGGCCAACCGCCTGGGCCAGAAGAACGGCAAGGGCTTCTACGCCTACGAGACCGACAAGCGCGGCAAGCCGAAGAAAGTCTCCGATCCGCAGGCTTATGAGCTGCTGAAGTCCATCGTCACCGAGCAGCGCGAGCTGACCGACGAGGACATCGTCAACTACATGATGATCCCGCTGTGCCTGGAAACCGTGCGCTGCCTGGAAGACGGCATCGTCGAGACCGCTGCCGAGGCCGACATGGGCCTGATCTACGGCATCGGCTTCCCTCCCTTCCGTGGCGGTGCCCTGCGTTACATCGACTCCATCGGTGTGGCCGAATTCGTCGCACTGGCCGACAAGTACGCCGACCTGGGTGCGCTGTACCACCCGACCGCGAAGCTGCGTGAAATGGCCAAGAACGGCCAGAAGTTCTTCGGTTGA
- a CDS encoding DUF6901 family protein, translating to MAIEYRITLDDEHEFRYRIELERQYDPQIAAQTPRWTRLENNRCSNCPLNPAQHSHCPAAVDLHRVIEDFRGLPAFKKVAVQVRTPEREYTKQVGLEEGLRALLGVIMATSACPLLGKLKPMAQQHLPFASNQEFILRAVSLYLMRQYFNFREGRHADWELKGLVKQFQQLQLVNQAFWQRIHETCEGDSNLKAFLSFFSMASSMSYSLEAQLQKVRPLLMSGDMLGA from the coding sequence ATGGCAATTGAGTACCGCATCACCCTGGATGATGAGCACGAGTTCAGATACCGCATCGAGCTGGAGCGTCAGTACGACCCGCAGATAGCTGCCCAGACCCCACGCTGGACGCGTCTTGAGAACAATCGCTGCAGCAACTGCCCGCTGAACCCGGCGCAGCACAGCCATTGCCCGGCGGCGGTGGATCTGCACCGGGTGATCGAGGATTTCCGTGGGTTGCCGGCGTTCAAGAAGGTGGCGGTGCAGGTCCGCACGCCGGAGCGCGAGTACACCAAGCAGGTCGGCCTGGAAGAGGGCCTGCGCGCACTGCTGGGGGTGATCATGGCCACCAGCGCCTGCCCGCTGCTGGGCAAGCTCAAGCCCATGGCGCAGCAGCACCTGCCGTTCGCCAGCAACCAGGAATTCATCCTGCGCGCGGTGTCCCTGTACCTGATGCGGCAGTATTTCAATTTCCGCGAGGGACGGCATGCGGACTGGGAGCTGAAGGGGCTGGTGAAACAATTCCAGCAGTTGCAGCTGGTGAACCAGGCGTTCTGGCAGCGGATTCACGAGACCTGCGAGGGCGACTCGAACCTGAAGGCCTTCCTCAGCTTCTTCTCCATGGCGTCGAGCATGAGCTATTCGCTGGAGGCGCAGTTGCAGAAGGTGCGGCCGCTGTTGATGAGCGGGGACATGCTCGGCGCCTGA
- a CDS encoding chemotaxis protein CheV — protein sequence MAGILDTVDQRTQLVGENRLEILVFRLAGRQQFAINVFKVQEVLQLPRLTLIPQRHPMICGVINLRGQTLPVIDLSRAIGMRALTPDANSTIIVTEYNRSVQAFLVGGVERILNLNWESIQPPPGGAGRQHYLTAITKVDDRLVEIIDVEKVLAEIVPMNTRVSSDRLDDALLSQTRGREVLVVDDSSVAISQLRDTLTQLGLRLHVATDGLRALNQLKRWADEGNDMDEKLLMVFTDAEMPEMDGYRLTTEIRNDPRLRELYVVLHTSLSGSFNDAMVKKVGCDDFLSKFQPDQLVEVVRRRLQKVPA from the coding sequence ATGGCCGGTATTCTCGACACTGTCGATCAACGCACCCAACTGGTAGGCGAGAACCGCCTGGAAATCCTGGTCTTCCGCCTGGCCGGGCGGCAGCAATTCGCGATCAACGTGTTCAAGGTGCAGGAAGTGCTGCAGCTGCCGCGCCTGACCCTGATCCCGCAGCGCCACCCGATGATCTGCGGGGTGATCAACCTGCGCGGCCAGACGCTGCCGGTCATCGACCTGTCGCGCGCCATCGGCATGCGCGCGCTGACCCCCGATGCCAACAGCACCATCATCGTCACCGAGTACAACCGCTCGGTGCAGGCCTTCCTCGTGGGTGGGGTGGAGCGCATCCTCAACCTCAACTGGGAGTCGATCCAGCCGCCGCCCGGTGGCGCCGGCCGTCAGCACTACCTGACGGCCATCACCAAGGTGGACGACCGCCTGGTGGAGATCATCGACGTGGAAAAGGTGCTGGCCGAGATCGTGCCGATGAACACCCGCGTTTCCAGCGACCGCCTGGACGACGCGCTGCTCAGCCAGACCCGTGGCCGCGAAGTGCTGGTGGTGGACGACTCCAGCGTCGCCATCTCCCAGCTGCGCGACACCCTGACCCAGCTCGGCCTGCGCCTGCACGTGGCCACCGATGGCCTGCGTGCGCTCAACCAGCTCAAGCGCTGGGCGGACGAAGGCAATGACATGGACGAGAAGTTGCTGATGGTCTTCACCGACGCGGAGATGCCGGAAATGGACGGCTACCGGCTGACCACCGAGATCCGCAACGACCCGCGCCTGCGCGAACTCTACGTGGTGCTGCACACCTCGCTGTCGGGCAGCTTCAACGATGCCATGGTGAAGAAGGTCGGTTGCGACGACTTCCTCTCCAAGTTCCAGCCGGACCAACTGGTGGAAGTGGTGCGTCGGCGGTTGCAGAAAGTTCCGGCCTGA